One genomic window of Ictalurus punctatus breed USDA103 chromosome 23, Coco_2.0, whole genome shotgun sequence includes the following:
- the zgc:101569 gene encoding enoyl-CoA hydratase EchA19 isoform X2: MLLKFSRPSLLINFFQNGNRIKKTTGRHERCFLGARQRFWSSGYTSEEHPTGQTVVIEKQGPVLTVGINRPEVRNAVNQETSQRLFEEFSAFNQDDTLNVAVLHGIGGNFCAGYDLKELSQDSVSLTLEQNVSRGPAPMGPSRLRLSKPLIAAVSGYAVAGGLELSLLADLRVVEASTIMGVFCRRFGVPLIDGGTVRLPQLIGLSRALDLILTGRPVGAQEALAFGLANRVVPDGKASSAYLIHFQQWLYDVEIHLFTFRTTEGLIHNIKVVQTKKPYRLLLSLQGR; the protein is encoded by the exons ATGCTCTTAAAGTTTTCTCGACCATCATTACTTATTA ATTTTTTTCAGAACGGAAATAGAATCAAGAAAACAACTGGGCGACATGAGCGGTGTTTTCTTGGCGCAAGACAGCGGTTCTGGAGCTCTGGGTACACTTCTGAAGAACACCCTACAG GTCAAACAGTGGTTATTGAAAAGCAAGGTCCAGTGCTTACTGTGGGTATTAACAGGCCAGAGGTGCGTAATGCAGTGAACCAGGAGACATCCCAGCGGTTATTTGAAGAGTTTTCAGCTTTCAATCAGGATGATACCTTGAATGTAGCTGTGCTACATGGAATAG GGGGGAATTTTTGTGCTGGTTATGATCTTAAAGAACTTTCCCAGGATTCGGTTTCCCTCACACTGGAGCAAAATGTTTCCCGAGGTCCTGCTCCAATG GGTCCCTCTCGTCTGAGGCTATCAAAGCCACTGATTGCAGCAGTGAGTGGTTATGCTGTGGCAGGGGGGTTGGAATTGTCCCTACTGGCTGACCTCAGGGTTGTGGAAGCCAGCACCATTATGGGGGTTTTCTGCCGCAGATTTG GCGTGCCACTTATTGATGGTGGGACGGTGCGGCTCCCACAGCTAATTGGTTTGTCTCGAGCTCTAGACCTCATTTTGACTGGAAGACCTGTAGGCGCTCAGGAGGCACTGGCATTTGGACTAGCAAACAGAGTGGTACCAGATGGAAAAG catcttctgcatatttgatccatttccaacagtggctgtatgatgttgagatccatcttttcacattcaggacaactgagggactcatacacaatATTAAGGTTGTGCAAACTAAAAAG